The following coding sequences lie in one Crassostrea angulata isolate pt1a10 chromosome 10, ASM2561291v2, whole genome shotgun sequence genomic window:
- the LOC128167394 gene encoding G patch domain and ankyrin repeat-containing protein 1-like, with amino-acid sequence MEKVVYFVPESSEKETKHTKSTERRKPERTGEEARQFYEKLIAESVNSNETRQTYKVPNFTCNAAGENHTTEGKISQSSGLLFSESDFLKAAQNGDIRVVRKCIKSGIEINCVDSYGWTALMCASHSGNEQVVSYLLKKGINRHILDRKRRDAVCIARKAGHTNLADFINTFDGSRVKCGRQDKQQTETVEFFCDVCKKNIFQTDGENHETSTVHLFNRKLKPKPDSFLIPPGNRGYQLMLKSGWDGEKGLGSRGQGQRYPVKTVLKRDRQCLGGEMEKATRKQAKVTHFGPFDHNAIEKYGERKPRTSTLNKRDKRKQEKKSQVWERNLREEMNDLF; translated from the coding sequence ATGGAAAAAGTAGTATATTTTGTGCCAGAAAGttcagaaaaagaaacaaagcacaCCAAAAGCACAGAGAGAAGAAAACCTGAAAGGACTGGGGAAGAAGCAAGacagttttatgaaaaattaatagCTGAGTCTGTTAATAGCAATGAAACCAGGCAAACTTACAAAGTTCCAAATTTTACGTGTAATGCAGCTGGAGAAAATCATACAACTGAAGGTAAAATTTCCCAATCATCTGGTTTATTGTTCAGTGAGAGTGATTTTTTGAAAGCAGCTCAAAATGGGGACATTAGAGTTGTGAGGAAGTGTATAAAGAGTGGAATAGAGATAAATTGTGTGGATTCATATGGATGGACGGCTCTTATGTGTGCAAGTCACAGTGGAAATGAGCAGGTGGTTTCATATCTCCTCAAAAAGGGAATAAATAGACATATACTGGACAGGAAAAGAAGAGATGCTGTGTGCATAGCTAGGAAAGCAGGACATACAAATCTAGCTGATTTCATCAATACGTTTGACGGTAGCAGAGTGAAATGTGGTCGTCAAGATAAACAGCAGACAGAAACCGTGGAATTTTTCTGTgatgtgtgtaaaaaaaatatttttcaaactgatGGAGAAAATCACGAAACGTCAACTGTTCATTTGTTTAATAGGAAATTAAAGCCTAAACCTGATAGTTTTCTTATTCCGCCAGGCAATAGGGGCTACCAGCTTATGTTAAAAAGCGGATGGGACGGAGAAAAAGGTTTAGGGTCAAGGGGTCAGGGACAAAGATACCCTGTGAAAACTGTGCTGAAAAGGGATAGGCAGTGTTTAGGAGGAGAAATGGAGAAGGCTACTAGAAAACAAGCCAAAGTGACACATTTTGGACCATTTGATCATAATGCAATTGAAAAATATGGAGAAAGAAAACCAAGAACTTCAACACTTAATAAAAGAGATAAAAGGaagcaagaaaaaaaatcccaagTTTGGGAGAGAAATTTAAGAGAGGAGATGAATGATTTGTTTTGA
- the LOC128165090 gene encoding uncharacterized protein LOC128165090, whose protein sequence is MSYGKVGSGQRLDGNLVETDLHGNQLKKIQTNGGRGYHAVTYDGYLFYNDRDNNVINRITQDSTITEFLKTGDWEPISIHSSHINGDILVGMIKNREAKVTRYNEEGREMQSIQKDNKGQELYIYPHYFTEYLSGDIFTSDLFKNAVVVVNKTGQHRFSYTGPRSGFYPYGICTDILGHILVCDGLNNTVHLLDQDGQFLSLLVTPQQGVEYPRGVCVDDESNLYVGQRNTNSITVYKYLQ, encoded by the exons ATGTCGTATGGTAAG GTAGGTTCTGGGCAGCGACTGGACGGCAACCTTGTTGAAACAGATCTACACGGGAATCAGCTGAAGAAGATACAAACCAATGGTGGACGTGGCTATCACGCAGTcacatatgatggatatttgtTCTATAATGACAGAGACAACAATGTTATCAATAGGATAACACAGGATAGTACGATAACTGAATTCCTTAAAACAGGAGACTGGGAACCAATAAGCATACACTCCTCCCACATCAACGGGGACATACTAGTGGGGATGATAAAGAATAGAGAGGCTAAAGTTACGCGATACAACGAAGAAGGAAGAGAAATGCAAAGCATACAGAAGGACAACAAAGGACAAGAACTGTATATTTATCCACACTACTTCACAGAATATCTCAGTGGTGATATCTTTACATCAGACTTATTCAAAAATGCTGTAGTGGTGGTAAATAAAACCGGACAGCACAGGTTCTCCTACACAGGTCCGAGGTCAGGGTTTTATCCCTATGGTATATGTACTGACATCCTCggtcacatcctggtgtgtgatggtCTCAATAACACTGTACATCTCCTAGATCAGGATGGTCAATTCTTATCTTTGCTAGTCACACCACAACAAGGAGTAGAATATCCCCGTGGCGTGTGTGTGGACGATGAAAGCAATCTTTATGTCGGACAACGAAACACAAACTCTATAACAGTGTACAAGTATCTACAGTGA
- the LOC128168374 gene encoding uncharacterized protein LOC128168374 isoform X3: MKCDLTGPKGDTLRYRRAFFQEGTPVHRTKRELYKDFVDKHVTFVRVGKKPTYDLFRGRLPAFANTPNRKKHSFIVVIVKNSEREDEKKRSFLEKLDDLISKKISNGGCKAKRNDINNPAARQEILRVKPNTCKNSDQTKILIDDYFICPIQTKELDSKIFLAEFNVQDKNDRCVFSEKGSFSVGAGIKKNVDTKTRRKTKDWFLVNHLEKSEVLNGEECVEK, encoded by the exons ATGAAGTGTGACTTAACCGGGCCTAAGGGAGATACATTACGCTATAGAAGGGCATTTTTTCAAGAAG gtACCCCTGTTCATCGCACAAAAAGAGAGCTGTACAAGGATTTCGTCGATAAACACGTCACTTTTGTAAGGGTAGGGAAGAAACCAACGTATGATCTATTTCGAGGAAGACTGCCTGCATTTGCCAACACTCCAAACCGGAAAAAACACTCTTTCATTGTTGTAATCGTGAAAAATTCGGAAAGAGAGGATGAAAAAAAACGCTCGTTTTTAGAAAAACTCGATGATTTAATCTCGAAAAAGATCAGTAATGGGGGTTGCAAAGCCAAGCGTAATGATATAAACAATCCTGCTGCTAGACAAGAAATTCTTCGAGTTAAACCAAACACCTGTAAAAATTCGGaccaaacaaaaattttgataGACGATTATTTTATTTGTCCCATTCAAACAAAAGAACtagattcaaagatatttttagCTGAATTTAACGTACAGGACAAAAACGACCGTTGTGTTTTTTCGGAAAAGGGTTCGTTTTCCGTTGGAGCTGGAATCAAGAAAAATGTAGACACCAAAACTCGAAGAAAGACGAAGGACTGGTTTCTGGTGAATCACTTAGAAAAATCTGAAGTACTAAATGGTGAGGAGTGTGTTGAAAAATGA
- the LOC128168374 gene encoding uncharacterized protein LOC128168374 isoform X2 produces MIEGCRFQIILAQEMKIACPLFVSFLTYLLLVNSSTCTPVHRTKRELYKDFVDKHVTFVRVGKKPTYDLFRGRLPAFANTPNRKKHSFIVVIVKNSEREDEKKRSFLEKLDDLISKKISNGGCKAKRNDINNPAARQEILRVKPNTCKNSDQTKILIDDYFICPIQTKELDSKIFLAEFNVQDKNDRCVFSEKGSFSVGAGIKKNVDTKTRRKTKDWFLVNHLEKSEVLNGEECVEK; encoded by the exons ATGATTGAAGGTTGTCGTTTTCAGATAAT ATTGGCACAAGAGATGAAGATCGCCTGTCCTCTATTTGTGTCTTTCCTGACCTATTTATTGTTAGtcaattcaagtacat gtACCCCTGTTCATCGCACAAAAAGAGAGCTGTACAAGGATTTCGTCGATAAACACGTCACTTTTGTAAGGGTAGGGAAGAAACCAACGTATGATCTATTTCGAGGAAGACTGCCTGCATTTGCCAACACTCCAAACCGGAAAAAACACTCTTTCATTGTTGTAATCGTGAAAAATTCGGAAAGAGAGGATGAAAAAAAACGCTCGTTTTTAGAAAAACTCGATGATTTAATCTCGAAAAAGATCAGTAATGGGGGTTGCAAAGCCAAGCGTAATGATATAAACAATCCTGCTGCTAGACAAGAAATTCTTCGAGTTAAACCAAACACCTGTAAAAATTCGGaccaaacaaaaattttgataGACGATTATTTTATTTGTCCCATTCAAACAAAAGAACtagattcaaagatatttttagCTGAATTTAACGTACAGGACAAAAACGACCGTTGTGTTTTTTCGGAAAAGGGTTCGTTTTCCGTTGGAGCTGGAATCAAGAAAAATGTAGACACCAAAACTCGAAGAAAGACGAAGGACTGGTTTCTGGTGAATCACTTAGAAAAATCTGAAGTACTAAATGGTGAGGAGTGTGTTGAAAAATGA